Proteins encoded in a region of the Actinomycetota bacterium genome:
- a CDS encoding PaaI family thioesterase, translating to MSELDQRIAAEIRDRVAASPFHSSMGISVEAVRDGAVDLRLDALQDHTNLHGTVHGGVLATLADTAAGLAVRSAIAPGSGHVSVNLDVQYLAPARPGTLLATGRVVRLGRRIAFAEAEVAASDGTMLARAQVTIAISPPPEEEPVAPQ from the coding sequence ATGTCGGAGCTCGATCAGCGCATCGCCGCGGAGATCAGGGACCGCGTGGCGGCGTCGCCGTTCCATTCGTCGATGGGCATCTCCGTCGAGGCCGTACGCGACGGCGCGGTCGACCTGCGCCTCGACGCCCTCCAGGATCACACCAACCTGCACGGCACGGTGCACGGCGGCGTGCTCGCGACCCTGGCCGACACCGCGGCCGGGCTCGCGGTCCGCTCCGCGATCGCGCCCGGGAGCGGCCACGTGAGCGTGAACCTCGACGTGCAGTACCTCGCTCCGGCGAGGCCGGGAACCCTGCTCGCGACCGGGAGGGTCGTGCGGTTGGGCCGTCGGATCGCGTTCGCGGAGGCCGAGGTCGCCGCCTCCGACGGCACCATGCTCGCCCGGGCGCAGGTGACGATCGCGATCTCACCGCCGCCCGAGGAAGAGCCGGTGGCTCCTCAGTAG
- a CDS encoding BMP family ABC transporter substrate-binding protein, which produces MRRRWRAQMVAAVVVIGSFATACSGGGNPCEVPEEAANPDGASVGIAFDIGGIGDKSFNDAAKRGFDQAVDEGLVSEASCLEPDESGSNRDENLLALADDGFDLILGIGFAFSPAVNENAGNYPDQHFAVIDGYATCPPDICSDIPNPAPANVTDLTFEEQEGSFLVGVAAALQAQKDGSDTVGFLGGQTGFLIGKFEAGYRDGVQAVDPNMTVLVEYIGDSTAAFNDAVTGENLSTKMYDEGADVIYHAAGASGAGLFTAAVKADKIAIGVDSDQYELVSADQKPLVLTSMLKRVDTAVYDAIAQTGEGSIEGGAQVFGLAEDGISYSNANTELMTEDIIDQVEDYKAQILDGSIVPSCDPTNLELGCGEEA; this is translated from the coding sequence ATGCGACGACGTTGGCGCGCGCAGATGGTCGCAGCGGTCGTGGTCATCGGCAGCTTCGCCACTGCATGTAGTGGAGGCGGCAACCCTTGCGAGGTGCCCGAGGAGGCAGCCAACCCCGATGGCGCCTCGGTCGGCATCGCGTTCGACATCGGCGGTATCGGCGACAAGTCGTTCAACGACGCCGCCAAGCGGGGGTTCGACCAGGCGGTCGACGAAGGCCTTGTGAGCGAGGCGAGCTGCCTCGAGCCCGACGAGTCGGGCTCGAACCGCGACGAGAACCTGCTCGCGCTCGCCGACGACGGGTTCGACCTGATCCTCGGGATCGGCTTCGCGTTCTCGCCGGCCGTGAACGAGAACGCCGGGAACTACCCCGACCAGCACTTCGCGGTGATCGACGGGTACGCGACCTGTCCGCCGGACATCTGCTCCGACATCCCCAACCCGGCACCCGCGAACGTGACCGACCTCACCTTCGAGGAACAGGAAGGGTCGTTCCTCGTCGGCGTCGCGGCCGCCCTGCAGGCGCAGAAGGATGGGTCCGACACCGTCGGCTTCCTCGGGGGACAGACGGGATTCCTGATCGGCAAGTTTGAGGCCGGATACCGCGACGGCGTGCAGGCCGTGGACCCCAACATGACCGTGCTCGTCGAGTACATCGGCGACAGTACGGCAGCGTTCAACGACGCGGTCACGGGTGAGAACCTCTCGACGAAGATGTACGATGAGGGGGCCGATGTGATCTACCACGCCGCGGGGGCTTCCGGCGCGGGGCTCTTCACCGCCGCGGTGAAGGCCGACAAGATCGCGATCGGCGTCGACTCGGACCAGTACGAGCTGGTTAGTGCCGACCAGAAGCCGCTGGTGCTCACATCCATGCTCAAGCGGGTGGACACCGCCGTCTACGACGCCATCGCGCAAACCGGCGAGGGCTCGATCGAAGGCGGGGCTCAGGTGTTCGGCCTCGCCGAGGACGGCATCTCGTACTCGAACGCGAACACGGAGCTCATGACCGAGGACATCATCGATCAGGTCGAGGACTACAAGGCGCAGATCCTCGACGGCAGCATCGTTCCTTCGTGTGACCCGACGAACCTGGAGCTTGGGTGTGGTGAGGAGGCCTGA
- a CDS encoding ABC transporter ATP-binding protein produces MTTSPSVVLEHVTKRFPGVVANDDVSLEIKPGEVLAIIGENGAGKSTLMRILYGMYPAEEGRITIAGEEVRIHSPRDAIARGIGMVHQHFVLVDPFTVTENVILGDEGGRVLHTDDAEQRVKILADSYGFHIDPGATVDDLSVGEEQRVEILKALYRGVDILILDEPTAVLTPPETQELFENLRFLKADRKSIVFISHKLDEVLQIADRILVLRRGAVVGETTPAETSKSELAEMMVGRPVLFRLEKPAAEVGATVLRLDDVRAEGKLNGVSLEVRGGEIVGIAGVEGNGQKELAEAIIGVTTATSGHVFIGDDEITHAQVARIRNEGVGYIPEDRHDQGLVLDMSLWENGVLGRQDDSPFVNGWGVLMLGKIKELAERLIRTFDVRARGINVLARTLSGGNQQKLILARELETDPKLLLAAQPTRGLDVGAIEFVWRQILDQKAEGRAVLLISAELDEIYALSDRILTLYEGRITGEFSPDDPPERIGAAMLGRNETERAAS; encoded by the coding sequence GTGACGACCTCGCCTTCGGTCGTCTTGGAGCACGTCACGAAGCGATTCCCCGGGGTGGTGGCCAACGACGACGTCTCGCTCGAGATCAAGCCGGGAGAGGTCCTCGCGATCATCGGGGAGAACGGCGCCGGCAAGTCGACCTTGATGCGCATCCTCTACGGCATGTATCCGGCCGAGGAAGGCCGCATCACGATCGCCGGCGAGGAGGTACGCATCCACTCGCCGCGAGACGCGATCGCCCGTGGCATCGGCATGGTCCACCAGCACTTCGTGCTTGTCGACCCGTTCACGGTCACCGAGAACGTGATCCTCGGCGATGAGGGCGGCCGCGTGTTGCACACCGATGACGCTGAGCAGCGCGTGAAGATCCTCGCCGACTCCTACGGGTTCCACATCGACCCGGGTGCGACGGTAGATGATCTGTCCGTTGGAGAGGAACAGCGGGTCGAGATCCTCAAGGCACTCTACCGGGGGGTCGACATCCTGATCCTCGACGAGCCCACGGCGGTGCTCACACCGCCCGAGACGCAGGAGTTGTTCGAGAACCTCCGCTTCCTGAAGGCCGACCGCAAGTCGATCGTTTTCATCAGCCACAAGCTCGACGAGGTGCTGCAGATCGCCGACCGCATCCTGGTGCTTCGGCGCGGGGCGGTGGTCGGCGAGACCACGCCGGCCGAGACCAGCAAGTCCGAGCTCGCCGAGATGATGGTGGGCCGACCGGTTCTCTTCCGGTTGGAGAAACCGGCCGCCGAGGTGGGGGCCACGGTCCTCCGGCTCGACGACGTGCGGGCCGAAGGCAAGCTCAACGGGGTCTCGCTCGAAGTGCGAGGCGGCGAGATCGTCGGGATCGCCGGCGTCGAGGGCAACGGGCAGAAGGAGCTCGCCGAAGCCATCATCGGCGTGACGACGGCGACGTCAGGGCACGTCTTCATCGGGGACGACGAGATCACCCACGCGCAGGTCGCCCGGATCCGAAACGAAGGCGTGGGCTACATCCCGGAGGATCGCCACGACCAGGGGCTCGTGCTCGACATGAGCCTGTGGGAGAACGGCGTGCTCGGGCGCCAGGACGACAGCCCCTTCGTCAACGGCTGGGGTGTCCTGATGCTCGGGAAGATCAAGGAGCTGGCCGAGCGGTTGATCCGAACATTCGACGTCCGAGCGCGCGGCATCAACGTGCTCGCCAGAACCCTGTCCGGGGGCAATCAGCAGAAGCTCATCCTGGCCCGCGAGCTCGAGACCGACCCGAAGCTGCTGCTGGCGGCGCAGCCGACGAGGGGACTCGATGTCGGCGCGATCGAGTTCGTCTGGCGGCAGATCCTCGACCAGAAGGCCGAGGGCCGGGCTGTGCTGCTGATCTCTGCGGAGCTCGACGAGATCTACGCGTTGTCCGACCGCATCCTCACGTTGTACGAGGGGCGCATCACCGGTGAGTTCTCGCCCGACGATCCGCCCGAGCGCATCGGGGCCGCCATGCTGGGGCGCAACGAGACCGAGCGGGCGGCGTCCTGA
- a CDS encoding SCP2 sterol-binding domain-containing protein: MSVRFLSTEWADAVKAQLNANDEFRQASASQHATIQQIITSGAGDTHYWIEIAEGTIDMGVGDADGPDATITQSYETAVKLAKSELSVVTAFMTGKVKVAGNMGLLMGLQGALSQLPAAMQAVDTDY; the protein is encoded by the coding sequence TCCGTGAGGTTCCTGTCCACCGAGTGGGCCGACGCCGTGAAGGCGCAGCTGAACGCGAACGACGAGTTCCGCCAGGCCTCCGCGAGCCAGCACGCCACGATCCAGCAGATCATCACGTCGGGCGCGGGCGACACCCACTATTGGATCGAGATCGCCGAGGGCACGATCGACATGGGCGTGGGCGACGCCGACGGCCCCGATGCGACGATCACCCAGAGCTATGAGACCGCCGTGAAGCTCGCGAAGAGCGAGCTCTCGGTCGTGACCGCGTTCATGACAGGCAAGGTCAAGGTCGCCGGGAACATGGGGCTGCTGATGGGTCTGCAGGGTGCGCTCTCGCAGCTGCCCGCGGCGATGCAGGCCGTCGACACCGACTACTGA